One Epidermidibacterium keratini DNA segment encodes these proteins:
- a CDS encoding sensor histidine kinase, with amino-acid sequence MPATEQFTMQPATWYERRVVLADALVAGVLILFAGVTGALIAIEVGGWAAVIFPLIASAALFVRRTYPVVMVSVIAVVAVVELLVLRSGAGLPSDLFVLLAVHTAARYCPRWFGWASLALAILGSAGAAYFWVYRNDFVGASPDRWLSTIFTFFALAALAIASFAIGRAQLGRYRAIQRQIASLGERNRLLQIEHEQAMALATEQERARLAAETHDILAHSLAIIVAQADGATMLADRDPARAADALRTIADTSREALAEVRLKVAALRDGTDPSDAESLAPSKTVRDIPDLIETVEAAGPRISLTTSGELERIPPGPSLAAYRIVQESLTNVLKHAGPRPLVEVAIQLDADALDVLVRDDGRGAIGDGDQSGNGLRGMRTRAQQYGGSLHAEPRVGGGFEVAAHLPIPRLTESETA; translated from the coding sequence ATGCCCGCCACGGAACAGTTCACTATGCAGCCGGCGACCTGGTACGAACGCCGGGTTGTGCTGGCCGATGCGCTGGTCGCCGGCGTACTCATCCTGTTTGCCGGAGTGACCGGCGCACTCATCGCGATCGAAGTCGGGGGCTGGGCCGCGGTCATCTTTCCGTTGATCGCGAGTGCGGCACTGTTTGTGCGGCGCACCTATCCGGTCGTGATGGTCAGTGTGATCGCCGTCGTCGCCGTGGTCGAGCTGCTGGTGCTGCGCTCCGGCGCAGGTCTGCCCTCAGACCTCTTTGTCTTGCTCGCCGTGCATACCGCCGCGCGCTACTGCCCGCGCTGGTTCGGCTGGGCGTCACTCGCGCTCGCGATCCTCGGCTCCGCGGGCGCCGCGTATTTCTGGGTGTATCGCAACGACTTCGTCGGCGCCTCGCCCGATCGCTGGTTGAGCACGATCTTCACCTTCTTCGCCCTGGCGGCACTCGCGATCGCATCATTCGCGATCGGGCGCGCTCAGCTCGGGAGATATCGCGCGATCCAGCGCCAGATCGCCTCGCTCGGCGAGCGCAACCGGCTGCTGCAGATCGAGCACGAGCAGGCGATGGCGCTTGCCACCGAGCAAGAACGCGCCCGGCTCGCCGCCGAAACCCACGACATTCTGGCCCACTCCCTGGCGATCATCGTCGCGCAGGCCGACGGCGCGACCATGCTCGCCGACCGCGACCCGGCCCGCGCTGCCGACGCACTGCGGACCATCGCTGACACCAGCCGCGAAGCCCTCGCCGAGGTGCGGCTCAAGGTTGCTGCCCTGCGCGACGGCACCGACCCAAGCGACGCCGAGTCGCTGGCGCCGTCTAAGACAGTCCGCGACATCCCCGATCTCATCGAGACTGTCGAGGCCGCTGGCCCGCGAATCAGCCTCACGACGTCCGGCGAGCTCGAGCGAATCCCTCCTGGCCCATCGCTGGCGGCGTACCGCATCGTGCAGGAGTCGCTGACCAACGTGCTCAAGCACGCGGGCCCCCGCCCGCTCGTCGAGGTCGCCATCCAGCTCGACGCCGACGCGCTCGACGTACTCGTCCGTGACGATGGGCGAGGTGCCATCGGTGATGGCGACCAGTCCGGCAACGGGCTGCGCGGCATGCGCACGCGAGCCCAGCAGTACGGCGGGAGCTTGCACGCCGAGCCGCGTGTCGGCGGTGGGTTTGAGGTCGCCGCCCATCTACCCATCCCCCGACTCACCGAAAGCGAGACCGCATGA
- a CDS encoding ABC transporter ATP-binding protein — protein sequence MTQAPTQLQTDTAVHCRNITKDFGHGESLVRALDNVSVGFRRGSFTAIMGPSGSGKSTLMHCLAGLDTVTTGEVWVGNDPITGRSDKFVTEIRRDRIGFIFQSFNLLPTLKAADNITLPLELAGRKVDQARVQELANTLGIGNRLDHLPSQLSGGQQQRVAVARALIGQPDVLFADEPTGALDSHSGQQLLSILRTASREAGQTIVMVTHDPIAASYADRVVLLRDGRIAGELDNPTADSVIDAMRKLGV from the coding sequence ATGACTCAGGCGCCAACACAGCTGCAGACCGACACCGCCGTCCACTGCAGAAACATCACCAAGGACTTCGGGCACGGCGAATCGCTCGTCCGGGCCCTCGACAACGTGTCCGTGGGTTTCCGCCGCGGCTCGTTCACCGCGATCATGGGCCCGTCCGGGTCGGGCAAGTCAACCCTGATGCACTGCCTCGCGGGACTGGACACCGTCACCACCGGCGAAGTATGGGTCGGCAATGACCCAATCACCGGCCGCAGCGACAAGTTCGTCACCGAGATCCGTCGCGATCGCATCGGCTTCATCTTCCAGAGCTTCAACCTGTTGCCCACGCTCAAGGCCGCCGACAACATCACGCTGCCACTCGAGCTCGCCGGCCGGAAGGTAGACCAGGCTCGCGTGCAGGAACTCGCTAATACTCTTGGGATCGGCAACCGACTGGATCACCTGCCGAGCCAGCTCTCCGGCGGCCAGCAGCAGCGCGTCGCAGTCGCTCGCGCGCTGATCGGCCAGCCCGACGTGCTCTTTGCCGACGAGCCCACCGGTGCGCTCGACAGCCACTCCGGGCAGCAGCTCCTGTCGATCTTGCGCACCGCGTCGCGCGAGGCCGGGCAGACGATCGTGATGGTCACCCACGACCCGATCGCGGCGTCGTACGCCGACCGCGTAGTCCTGCTGCGTGACGGCCGGATCGCCGGCGAGCTGGATAATCCGACCGCCGACTCGGTCATCGACGCCATGCGCAAGCTGGGGGTCTAG
- a CDS encoding ABC transporter permease, with product MATTLKSATAELRHKPSRFIAVLLAIIIGVGFAAATAIFSATAGKAAERAAAQEIQNADVVVYGGDGPSSDADVAAQIANAPGIDAAQSTLASGYVVPGSSALSQVIVRSTIQDEKLAYAELASGTWPVAVDEITLDPETAKRADVGIGDQITLTSAITNTDSSFRVVGITDPDEALRSVSGEVNWASPEYLASQEGVWSAGILVRAADPDAAATTIKNVVPDGYTVMTGDDAREQAVDGITGGTTGISVILGTFGAIALAVAAIVIANTFTILLAQRRRTIALQRLIGATTKQLTRQIVIESGIVAVVGTALGVGLSILVGYVAADSLGFAGAGLSVPPFGLALAAIAGIATTMLAAYFPIRRAARIAPIEAMRPSETEAAGASIAKWRVITAGILFILGAIPFVLGVITTSLPAAALGGIICVVGILIGAQLIVVPFGKLLRPLGAIAGTPGKLAAREVVRHPARATNTVVALIVGVGLMSTLQVASSVVVATTEEQFSGTDQEFAIVRELLDIMTNVATALLAVAAVIAIVGIANTLALAVIERNRESALMRALGLKRGQLRTMVGIEAVFLALIGSVTGIVLGIGFGIAGAASTVGWSGLVIDLPWLRLGLFLVAGLLGGVLASVLPAIRATRVQPVTALAAS from the coding sequence ATGGCAACCACCCTCAAGTCAGCAACCGCTGAGCTGCGGCACAAGCCCTCGCGCTTCATCGCCGTACTGCTCGCCATCATCATCGGTGTCGGGTTCGCCGCCGCCACAGCGATCTTCAGCGCCACTGCCGGCAAAGCGGCAGAGCGCGCCGCTGCTCAGGAGATCCAGAACGCCGACGTCGTCGTCTATGGCGGCGACGGCCCGTCGTCCGACGCCGACGTCGCCGCCCAGATCGCCAACGCACCGGGCATCGATGCCGCGCAGTCGACGCTGGCAAGCGGCTACGTCGTCCCCGGATCGAGCGCCCTGTCACAGGTCATCGTCCGGTCGACCATCCAGGACGAGAAGCTCGCGTACGCCGAGCTTGCGTCCGGCACGTGGCCCGTGGCCGTCGACGAGATCACCCTCGACCCGGAGACTGCCAAGCGCGCCGACGTCGGGATCGGCGACCAGATCACGCTCACCAGCGCCATCACCAACACCGACTCGTCGTTCAGGGTCGTCGGCATCACCGACCCGGATGAGGCCCTGCGCTCAGTGTCCGGAGAGGTCAACTGGGCCAGCCCGGAGTACCTTGCTTCGCAGGAGGGCGTGTGGAGCGCGGGGATCCTCGTGCGCGCAGCCGATCCTGACGCCGCAGCCACCACGATCAAGAACGTCGTACCCGACGGCTACACCGTGATGACCGGTGACGACGCTCGTGAGCAGGCGGTTGATGGGATCACCGGTGGTACGACGGGGATCTCGGTCATCCTCGGCACGTTCGGCGCGATCGCGCTGGCGGTCGCCGCGATCGTTATCGCTAATACCTTTACGATCCTGCTCGCCCAGCGGCGCCGGACGATCGCGCTGCAGCGGCTCATCGGCGCGACCACCAAGCAGCTGACCCGCCAGATCGTGATCGAGTCGGGAATCGTCGCGGTCGTCGGTACGGCGCTGGGCGTCGGGCTGTCGATCCTCGTCGGGTACGTCGCCGCGGACTCCCTCGGCTTCGCCGGCGCCGGTCTCTCGGTCCCACCGTTCGGGCTGGCACTTGCTGCTATCGCCGGAATCGCGACGACAATGCTCGCCGCCTACTTCCCGATCAGGCGTGCGGCGCGGATCGCGCCGATCGAGGCGATGCGTCCATCCGAGACCGAGGCGGCCGGTGCGTCGATCGCGAAATGGCGGGTGATCACCGCCGGGATCCTGTTTATCCTCGGCGCGATCCCGTTTGTCCTCGGAGTGATCACGACATCGCTACCGGCAGCAGCGCTCGGCGGCATCATCTGCGTCGTCGGCATCCTGATCGGCGCGCAGCTGATCGTCGTACCCTTCGGCAAGCTGCTTCGTCCCCTCGGCGCGATTGCCGGCACCCCAGGCAAACTCGCCGCGCGCGAAGTGGTCCGCCACCCGGCGCGTGCCACCAACACGGTCGTCGCGTTGATCGTCGGCGTCGGTCTCATGTCGACCCTCCAGGTCGCCTCGTCGGTTGTCGTTGCGACCACCGAGGAGCAGTTCAGCGGCACCGACCAGGAGTTTGCGATCGTGCGCGAGCTGCTGGACATCATGACCAACGTCGCCACCGCGCTGCTGGCGGTCGCCGCGGTCATCGCCATCGTGGGCATCGCCAACACCCTCGCCCTGGCTGTGATCGAGCGCAATCGCGAGTCGGCGCTGATGCGAGCTCTCGGGCTCAAGCGCGGCCAGCTGCGCACCATGGTCGGTATCGAGGCGGTCTTCCTGGCGCTTATCGGCTCGGTCACCGGCATCGTGCTCGGGATCGGGTTCGGGATCGCCGGCGCCGCCTCGACGGTCGGGTGGTCCGGACTGGTCATCGACCTGCCGTGGCTGCGGCTGGGTCTGTTCCTGGTCGCCGGTCTGCTTGGCGGCGTACTCGCCTCCGTGCTCCCTGCGATCCGGGCCACCCGCGTGCAGCCGGTGACCGCGCTCGCGGCTTCCTAG
- a CDS encoding ATP-dependent Clp protease ATP-binding subunit, with amino-acid sequence MSTDWIGADGAFDDIINRFFGASRGMQPVQRVDLNRLLTDDAKRMVAAAQEAAADWGNPEITPEHLLYAAATNEPTRSALSNLNLNVDAVADQMEDLLTGDNADTSGDSDPVLSARTKQAVRVAQQQAARGGASYVGPDHLLLGVAANRESPAARVLSGAGGGLEQDARGGQSRAKKESSTPTLDEYGRDLTEEAREGGVDPVVGRTDEIAETIEILSRRRKNNPVLIGDPGVGKTAIVEGIAQRIVNGDVPQTLQNRRVIALDIGSLVAGSKYRGEFEERLKKVLDEVKENTDEIILFIDELHTIVGAGSGGEGSMDAGNLLKPALARGELHTIGATTIDEYRKNIEKDAALERRFQPVMVSEPSVDDTIEILRGLVDVYEEHHDVHYTDESLVAAAELSDRYITDRFMPDKAIDLVDQAGARVRLKTKTPDADTRAVEEEIGRLNRELDAAVANEDYDGAAKIKQQIEAKQKEVGDVDRGPTPEVTVVDIAEVVSRRTGIPVAELTTEERERLLKLEDVLHKRVIGQNEAVTAVAEAVRRGRAGMSDPDRPLGSFLFLGPTGVGKTELAKALAEAVFGDEGRMVRFDMSEFQEKHTVSRLVGAPPGYVGYEEAGQLTDKVRRQPYTVVLFDEIEKAHPDIFNILLQLLDDGRVTDAQGRTVSFKNTIVLLTSNIGSDLILEAQDDDLKKIEPQIMERLRAHFRPEFLNRIDETVIFHRLTQEDLREIITLILRSTERLLDAQSVGFEATTAAKDWFVEEAFDPGFGARPLRRSVQKELDNKLSSMLLGGQVGPGDTVRVDAKNNKLDIQVIAGEKDDSDEKSGDKADDKSGAKKAPAKKAAKKPAKKATKKSD; translated from the coding sequence ATGTCGACTGACTGGATTGGCGCCGATGGCGCGTTCGATGACATCATCAATCGCTTTTTTGGTGCGAGCCGGGGAATGCAACCGGTGCAGCGCGTTGATCTCAACCGCCTGCTGACCGACGACGCCAAGCGCATGGTCGCCGCCGCACAGGAGGCCGCTGCCGACTGGGGCAACCCCGAGATCACCCCCGAGCACCTGCTCTATGCCGCCGCGACCAATGAGCCGACCCGTTCGGCGTTGAGCAACCTGAACCTCAACGTCGACGCGGTCGCCGATCAGATGGAAGACCTGCTGACCGGTGACAATGCCGACACCTCAGGCGATTCCGACCCGGTGCTGAGCGCGCGCACCAAGCAGGCGGTGCGGGTCGCGCAACAGCAGGCCGCGCGCGGCGGAGCGTCGTACGTCGGCCCCGACCACCTGCTGCTCGGCGTCGCGGCAAACCGCGAAAGCCCTGCGGCGCGGGTGCTTTCTGGCGCCGGCGGCGGACTCGAGCAGGATGCGCGCGGCGGTCAGAGCCGTGCCAAGAAGGAGTCGAGTACGCCGACGCTCGATGAGTACGGCCGCGACCTCACCGAGGAGGCTCGCGAGGGTGGCGTCGATCCGGTGGTCGGTCGCACCGACGAGATCGCCGAGACCATTGAGATCCTGTCGCGGCGCCGCAAGAACAACCCCGTGCTGATCGGCGATCCCGGCGTCGGCAAGACGGCGATCGTCGAAGGTATCGCGCAGCGCATCGTCAACGGCGACGTACCGCAGACGCTGCAGAACCGCCGCGTGATCGCGCTCGACATCGGTTCGCTGGTGGCTGGCAGCAAGTACCGCGGTGAGTTCGAGGAGCGGCTGAAGAAGGTCCTCGACGAGGTCAAGGAAAACACCGACGAGATCATCCTGTTCATCGACGAGCTGCACACGATCGTCGGTGCGGGTTCCGGCGGTGAGGGGTCGATGGATGCCGGCAACCTGCTGAAGCCGGCGCTGGCCCGCGGCGAGCTGCACACCATCGGTGCGACCACGATCGATGAGTACCGCAAGAACATCGAGAAGGACGCCGCGCTGGAGCGTCGCTTCCAGCCGGTGATGGTCTCCGAACCGAGCGTCGACGACACGATCGAGATCCTGCGCGGGCTGGTCGATGTCTACGAAGAGCACCACGACGTGCACTACACCGACGAGTCGCTCGTCGCGGCCGCGGAGCTGTCGGATCGCTACATCACCGACCGCTTCATGCCCGACAAGGCGATCGACCTGGTCGACCAGGCCGGCGCGCGGGTGCGGCTGAAGACCAAGACCCCGGACGCCGACACGCGGGCGGTCGAGGAAGAGATCGGCCGACTCAACCGAGAGCTCGACGCGGCCGTCGCTAACGAGGACTACGACGGCGCGGCGAAGATCAAGCAGCAGATCGAGGCCAAGCAGAAGGAGGTCGGCGACGTCGATCGCGGCCCGACCCCGGAGGTCACGGTCGTCGACATCGCGGAGGTCGTCTCGCGCCGTACCGGCATCCCGGTCGCCGAGCTCACCACCGAGGAGCGCGAGCGGCTGCTGAAGCTCGAGGACGTGCTGCACAAGCGCGTGATCGGGCAAAACGAGGCGGTCACCGCCGTCGCGGAGGCGGTACGCCGCGGCCGGGCCGGCATGTCCGATCCCGACCGTCCGCTGGGCTCGTTCTTGTTCCTCGGCCCGACCGGCGTCGGCAAGACCGAGCTGGCCAAGGCGCTCGCCGAAGCGGTGTTCGGCGACGAGGGTCGCATGGTGCGCTTCGACATGAGCGAGTTCCAGGAGAAGCACACGGTCTCGCGGCTGGTCGGCGCGCCGCCCGGGTACGTCGGCTACGAGGAGGCCGGGCAGCTCACCGACAAGGTGCGCCGTCAGCCCTACACCGTCGTACTCTTCGATGAGATCGAGAAGGCGCACCCGGACATCTTCAACATCCTGCTGCAGCTGCTCGACGACGGTCGGGTGACGGATGCGCAGGGTCGCACGGTCAGTTTCAAGAACACGATCGTGCTGCTGACCAGCAACATCGGCTCGGATCTGATCCTCGAGGCCCAGGACGACGACCTGAAGAAGATCGAGCCGCAGATCATGGAGCGGCTGCGGGCCCACTTCCGCCCGGAGTTCTTGAACCGGATCGATGAGACGGTCATCTTCCACCGGCTCACGCAGGAGGATCTACGCGAGATCATCACGCTCATCCTGCGCTCGACCGAGCGGTTGCTGGACGCGCAGTCGGTCGGTTTCGAGGCGACCACTGCGGCCAAGGACTGGTTTGTCGAGGAGGCGTTCGACCCGGGCTTCGGTGCGCGGCCGCTGCGCCGTTCGGTGCAGAAGGAGCTCGACAACAAGCTGTCCTCGATGCTGCTTGGGGGTCAGGTTGGTCCGGGTGACACCGTGCGTGTCGATGCCAAAAACAACAAGCTCGACATCCAGGTGATCGCCGGTGAGAAGGACGACTCGGACGAGAAGTCCGGCGACAAGGCTGACGACAAGTCCGGTGCCAAGAAGGCCCC
- a CDS encoding saccharopine dehydrogenase family protein yields MSKIVLLGATGYTGELTAHALRRQGSTPLLAARREDALQELAASVGGDFPTAVADISDPASVRALLDPGDVLITTVGPFARWGEVAVEAAIDAGAHYLDSTGEASFIRDIFLKFGPRAEQAGVTLLTAMGYDWVPGNLAGAVAIERGGDEVSGVLVGYFNGGKTTSQSMSGGTFASSAGAMFYPSHSHSGGQFVTERNASRVHDFGEVEDGVPARAFSVGSSESLSLPRVYQELQTVDVYLGWNDPDKVQAQAAALEPVLADEGARAKMMAEAEANMPGSTGGPDAELRAQSYAVILAEGIDAAGDVRSKVRAQGANGYDFTADFLALAGRAVLDGEVTKRGAIGPVEAFGVPRLTELVAQAGITLD; encoded by the coding sequence GTGTCGAAGATCGTCTTGCTCGGAGCTACGGGTTACACCGGTGAGCTGACCGCACATGCCCTGCGGCGCCAGGGAAGTACGCCGCTGCTAGCCGCGCGACGCGAAGATGCGTTGCAGGAGCTCGCGGCCTCGGTCGGCGGGGACTTCCCGACCGCTGTCGCCGATATCTCTGATCCGGCCAGCGTCAGGGCGCTGCTGGATCCCGGCGACGTACTCATCACCACCGTCGGACCTTTTGCCCGGTGGGGCGAGGTGGCCGTCGAGGCCGCGATTGACGCCGGCGCGCACTACCTTGACTCGACCGGCGAGGCGTCGTTCATCCGAGATATATTTCTGAAGTTCGGCCCTCGGGCCGAGCAGGCCGGGGTCACGCTGCTGACCGCGATGGGCTACGACTGGGTGCCGGGCAACCTTGCCGGCGCTGTGGCGATCGAGCGGGGCGGCGACGAGGTGAGCGGCGTACTCGTCGGCTACTTCAACGGCGGCAAGACCACGTCGCAGAGCATGTCCGGTGGCACGTTTGCCTCCAGCGCGGGCGCGATGTTCTACCCCTCGCACAGCCACTCCGGTGGGCAGTTCGTGACCGAACGCAACGCCTCGCGAGTGCACGACTTCGGCGAGGTGGAGGACGGCGTACCCGCCCGGGCCTTCAGCGTCGGATCCAGTGAGTCGCTGTCGCTGCCGCGGGTCTACCAAGAGCTGCAGACGGTCGATGTCTACCTCGGCTGGAACGACCCGGACAAGGTGCAGGCGCAGGCCGCCGCCCTCGAGCCGGTGCTCGCCGATGAGGGCGCGCGGGCCAAGATGATGGCCGAGGCGGAGGCCAACATGCCCGGCTCCACCGGCGGACCGGACGCCGAGCTGCGTGCTCAGTCGTACGCCGTGATCCTTGCCGAAGGGATCGACGCCGCAGGCGATGTGCGCTCGAAGGTGCGAGCGCAGGGCGCCAATGGCTATGACTTCACCGCCGACTTCCTCGCCCTAGCGGGGCGCGCCGTACTCGACGGTGAGGTCACCAAGCGCGGGGCGATCGGACCGGTGGAGGCCTTCGGCGTACCCCGGCTGACCGAGCTCGTCGCGCAGGCCGGGATCACCCTCGACTGA
- a CDS encoding SGNH/GDSL hydrolase family protein, with protein sequence MRGAMTAYSRFVAIGDSTTEGLEDPYPPGHHPYAETGHTLSPSHPDPAGSYRGWADRLAEHIAGSQEQPLEYANLAVRGNVLADIHRDQLPRALELRPELMTIVGGVNDAASPKWKEASARGYLSSMFHQAQRAGITVVTFTMPDPASINWMVRPLRRHILQLNAITREEGARYGAHVLDLAMTDVSTDPRMWHPDRLHATPLGHETIAAGLAHALGLSGFESYADPLDAIDPSPWRDRRRADTEWLRTYFGPYVVRKIRGRSMGDGLSPKRPHPIPVDPNVNSVDPSVNSVDPNETPMGSSRAAS encoded by the coding sequence GTGCGCGGGGCTATGACGGCGTACTCCCGGTTCGTCGCGATCGGCGACTCGACCACCGAAGGACTCGAAGATCCCTACCCACCTGGGCATCATCCGTATGCCGAGACCGGCCACACGCTCTCGCCGTCGCACCCGGACCCGGCTGGCTCCTACCGCGGCTGGGCCGACCGACTCGCCGAGCACATCGCCGGCAGCCAGGAGCAGCCGCTGGAGTACGCCAACCTCGCCGTTCGCGGCAATGTGCTCGCCGACATCCACCGCGACCAGCTGCCGCGAGCGCTGGAGCTGCGTCCTGAACTCATGACGATCGTCGGCGGCGTCAACGACGCGGCAAGCCCGAAATGGAAGGAGGCATCGGCCCGCGGCTACCTGTCTTCGATGTTCCACCAGGCGCAGCGCGCCGGAATCACCGTCGTCACCTTCACCATGCCCGACCCGGCCTCGATCAACTGGATGGTCCGCCCGCTGCGCCGGCACATTCTGCAGCTCAACGCGATCACCCGCGAAGAAGGCGCGCGCTACGGCGCGCACGTGCTCGACCTTGCGATGACCGATGTCAGCACCGACCCGCGCATGTGGCACCCTGACCGGCTGCACGCGACCCCGCTCGGGCACGAGACCATCGCCGCCGGCCTCGCGCATGCCCTGGGGCTCAGTGGGTTCGAGTCATATGCCGACCCGCTCGACGCCATCGATCCGAGTCCGTGGCGCGACCGGCGTCGCGCGGATACCGAGTGGCTGCGCACCTACTTCGGACCGTACGTCGTCCGCAAGATTCGCGGCCGGTCGATGGGCGATGGGCTCTCGCCCAAGCGCCCGCACCCCATCCCCGTCGATCCGAACGTTAATTCCGTCGATCCGAGCGTTAATTCCGTCGATCCGAACGAAACCCCGATGGGTTCATCGCGCGCGGCTAGTTAG
- a CDS encoding response regulator, with protein sequence MSIRIILVDDQALVRSGFSMVIDSQDDMTVVGEADDGQQAVSLVSSTPCDLVVMDIRMPVLDGVQATAQIVEKLGDGAPRILILTTFDTDEHLVGALRAGASGFLLKGARPAELLSAIRAIAGGEAVLAPSATKRLLEQFTPELPAPRSDVRLESLTDREREVLMEVTTGATNPEIAAKLHMAEGTVKTHIGRLLHKTQSRDRVGLVLFAHDMGLL encoded by the coding sequence ATGAGCATCCGGATCATCCTCGTCGACGACCAGGCCCTGGTGCGTAGCGGGTTTTCGATGGTGATCGACTCCCAGGACGACATGACCGTCGTGGGCGAGGCGGACGATGGCCAGCAGGCCGTTTCGCTGGTTTCATCGACGCCGTGCGACCTCGTCGTGATGGACATCCGAATGCCCGTGCTGGACGGCGTACAGGCGACCGCCCAGATCGTCGAGAAGCTCGGCGATGGCGCGCCGCGCATTTTGATCCTGACGACGTTTGACACCGACGAGCATCTAGTTGGGGCGCTGCGAGCTGGTGCCTCGGGCTTCTTGCTCAAGGGTGCCCGGCCTGCCGAGCTGCTGTCGGCGATTCGCGCCATTGCCGGTGGCGAAGCGGTTTTGGCGCCGAGCGCAACCAAGCGACTACTTGAGCAGTTCACCCCCGAGCTGCCGGCCCCGCGCTCCGACGTACGCCTGGAGTCGTTGACCGACCGCGAGCGCGAGGTCCTCATGGAGGTCACCACGGGCGCGACAAACCCGGAGATCGCCGCGAAACTCCATATGGCCGAGGGAACCGTCAAGACCCACATCGGCCGCCTGTTGCATAAGACGCAGTCCCGCGACCGGGTCGGGTTGGTGCTCTTCGCCCACGACATGGGCCTGCTCTAG
- a CDS encoding DUF4097 family beta strand repeat-containing protein encodes MATGIGLLAGGCASDSGTSSEDQPSASVQTQPTGGADDTASQSSSASSTDDDSATSAAGGALSAGACNGTYAGPTVSGDLTIGQGEVCVLDGGSIDGNIKVQTGGSLTATQVNVGGDIQGEGHASVSVTGATVDGNIQLEDGQLASVTGTTIDGDLQAESNSGVQDFTGNTINGNLQCESNDQAPTGSGNQVQGNKEGQCAGL; translated from the coding sequence GTGGCGACGGGAATCGGGCTGCTGGCCGGGGGATGCGCAAGCGACTCTGGCACCTCGAGCGAGGACCAACCGAGCGCAAGTGTGCAGACGCAGCCGACCGGTGGCGCCGACGACACGGCGAGTCAGTCCAGTAGCGCGAGCAGCACCGACGACGACTCGGCGACGAGCGCTGCAGGCGGGGCGCTGAGCGCCGGAGCGTGCAACGGCACCTACGCAGGGCCGACCGTTTCCGGTGACCTCACCATCGGACAAGGTGAGGTCTGCGTGCTCGACGGAGGCAGCATCGACGGCAACATCAAGGTGCAGACCGGCGGGTCGCTCACCGCGACCCAAGTGAACGTCGGCGGCGATATCCAAGGCGAAGGCCACGCGTCCGTCAGCGTCACCGGCGCCACCGTCGACGGCAACATTCAGCTAGAAGACGGGCAGTTGGCCAGCGTGACGGGTACGACGATCGATGGTGACCTACAGGCCGAAAGCAACAGCGGCGTCCAGGACTTCACCGGCAACACCATCAACGGCAACCTGCAGTGCGAGAGCAATGACCAAGCTCCTACCGGCTCGGGCAACCAGGTGCAGGGCAACAAGGAAGGACAGTGCGCGGGGCTATGA